The proteins below come from a single Benincasa hispida cultivar B227 chromosome 4, ASM972705v1, whole genome shotgun sequence genomic window:
- the LOC120075146 gene encoding LOW QUALITY PROTEIN: FCS-Like Zinc finger 10-like (The sequence of the model RefSeq protein was modified relative to this genomic sequence to represent the inferred CDS: deleted 1 base in 1 codon), which produces MNPNNIDAEKKLWFCRGWIFEWRIETMLRKRTRSVQKDQYKMNQMNVPCSGSELHPKCSSIFKRSHLFTGLSSKGVDSDSAKSPTSPLDFWVLSSLGNPLRSPRSSSNEGPRKNWDSSKVGLSIIDSLNDDDSKLFGKVLRSSDSKTALFGPRSVTKKSNCPSQANLIQGPKSLPKNYAIFQIPKAKTPIEQGNSDVIFEIGETPFECEPFGNYSRSFDSYRAFAPQSGFTGHSLSSSTTTENVASPRLAEEPRVSEKYPFTKPSSISLGISCDNGSKRPLSASEIELSEDYTCVISHGPNPKTTHIFGDCVLECHSNYLSSSSENEMKEMGFPHPLTSLNISTSYPLTDFLSFCYSCHKKLEEGKDIYIYRGEKAFCSLTCRSQEILMDEELEKSIDKTSESSPKSSANHDEDLFETSIGGFA; this is translated from the exons ATGAACCCAAATAACATTGATGCAGAAAAGAAACTATGGTTTTGCAGGGGCTGGATTTTC GAGTGGCGAATTGAGACAATGCTGAGGAAGAGAACAAGGTCAGTTCAGAAAGATCAATACAAAATGAATCAGATGAATGTCCCTTGTTCTGGCTCTGAGCTCCACCCCAAATGTAGCTCTATTTTCAAAAGATCTCACCTGTTTACTGGGTTGTCTTCTAAAGGTGTAGATTCTGATTCAGCCAAAAGTCCAACTTCTCCACTGGATTTTTGGGTATTATCAAGTTTAGGTAATCCTCTTAGATCTCCTAGGTCATCATCCAATGAGGGGCCTAGAAAGAACTGGGATTCTAGTAAAGTAGGACTGAGCATTATAGATTCTTTAAATGATGATGATAGTAAACTATTTGGGAAAGTTCTTCGATCATCAGATAGTAAGACCGCTCTCTTTGGACCTCGAAGTGTGACCAAAAAATCGAATTGTCCATCACAGGCAAATCTTATCCAAGGGCCTAAATCCTTACCTAAAAACTATGCAATTTTCCAGATACCAAAAGCCAAAACTCCCATTGAACAGGGAAACTCTGATGTGATTTTTGAAATTGGAGAAACCCCGTTTGAATGTGAGCCTTTTGGGAACTACTCTCGTTCTTTTGATTCCTACAGGGCGTTTGCTCCTCAATCTGGTTTTACTGGTCACAGCCTCAGTAGTAGTACTACTACTGAGAATGTTGCTTCTCCTCGGTTAGCTGAAGAACCTCGAGTGTCAGAAAAATATCCATTCACAAAACCGAGTTCGATTTCATTAGGCATATCCTGTGACAACGGATCTAAGAGGCCTCTCTCAGCAAGTGAGATTGAGCTGTCTGAAGATTATACATGTGTAATTTCACATGGTCCAAACCCGAAAACTACTCACATTTTTGGTGACTGCGTTTTAGAATGTCACTCTAATTATTTGAGCTCGTCTTCTGAGAATGAAATGAAGGAAATGGGATTTCCTCATCCTCTTACAAGCTTGAATATCTCCACTTCATATCCCTTAACTGACTTCTTAAGCTTCTGCTACTCCTGTCACAAGAAACTGGAAGAGGGAAAAGACATCTACATTTACAG GGGGGAGAAAGCCTTCTGTAGTCTAACATGCCGGTCCCAGGAGATACTGATGGATGAAGAACTCGAGAAATCAATCGACAAAACCTCCGAAAGTTCTCCCAAGTCCAGTGCTAACCATGATGAGGACCTTTTTGAAACCAGCATTGGTGGCTTCGCATAA